In Candidatus Neptunochlamydia vexilliferae, a single window of DNA contains:
- a CDS encoding MotA/TolQ/ExbB proton channel family protein, with protein METFSQAYVQADFFGKLIFFALFLLSCGCWVFAIQKFLLLKRVKLSAKHFQKIAAMRKEEILNVNAQSKSPFAVLYNVLKEKTLAILDKNRFFSGENPNYLSNADVEFLDSHLHAAITKERERIERNFFVLPMATTLAPFLGLLGTVWGILITFGEMQAGHAITSNSAVLGGLSTALTTTVLGLLVAIPTLVAYSYLKNASRRFAIEMVDFSHFLLSTVELQYRKVDVDP; from the coding sequence ATGGAAACATTCTCTCAGGCTTATGTACAAGCAGATTTTTTCGGGAAGTTGATCTTCTTTGCCCTCTTCCTCCTTTCTTGTGGCTGCTGGGTTTTTGCAATCCAAAAGTTTTTGCTTCTTAAAAGGGTGAAACTCTCAGCAAAACACTTTCAGAAAATTGCCGCAATGCGGAAGGAAGAAATTCTAAATGTCAATGCGCAATCGAAAAGCCCTTTTGCAGTTTTATACAACGTTTTGAAGGAAAAAACGCTTGCGATCCTTGATAAAAACCGCTTTTTTTCGGGAGAAAATCCGAACTACCTCTCCAATGCTGATGTGGAGTTTCTCGACTCTCATCTGCATGCCGCGATTACAAAAGAGCGGGAAAGGATTGAGCGAAACTTTTTTGTTCTCCCGATGGCTACAACACTCGCCCCTTTCTTAGGTCTTCTGGGAACGGTTTGGGGAATTTTAATTACGTTTGGGGAGATGCAAGCAGGTCATGCGATCACCTCGAATAGCGCCGTTTTAGGGGGGCTTTCAACAGCTCTTACAACAACGGTTTTGGGGCTTTTAGTCGCTATTCCAACCCTCGTTGCCTATAGCTACTTAAAAAATGCAAGTCGCCGCTTTGCGATAGAGATGGTCGATTTCAGCCATTTCCTCCTTTCAACAGTGGAACTTCAATACCGGAAAGTCGATGTCGATCCGTAA
- a CDS encoding ExbD/TolR family protein, with the protein MSIRKTLSMIHSEEEVKTDINLTPLIDVVFVVLILFILVAPLLDIDRVDLAPAGGVKKMEMAPFQETSPVQIHVYDDNSIWLNGNPLTIEELATYLRDAYAVNPGTRPQVYHDRKAYFGTYQAVKNVVEAAGYPSLDVILKPG; encoded by the coding sequence ATGTCGATCCGTAAAACCCTTTCGATGATTCATTCGGAGGAGGAGGTAAAAACAGATATCAATCTGACTCCCCTTATCGATGTGGTTTTTGTTGTTTTGATCCTCTTTATTTTGGTCGCTCCCCTTTTGGATATCGACCGGGTCGATTTAGCCCCTGCGGGAGGGGTCAAGAAAATGGAGATGGCCCCTTTTCAAGAAACGAGTCCGGTTCAAATCCATGTCTATGATGACAACTCTATTTGGCTCAACGGAAACCCTTTAACAATAGAGGAGCTTGCAACCTACTTAAGGGATGCTTACGCTGTAAACCCAGGGACGCGCCCTCAAGTTTACCATGATCGAAAGGCCTATTTTGGCACCTACCAGGCGGTAAAAAATGTGGTTGAGGCGGCTGGCTATCCCTCTCTTGATGTGATTTTAAAGCCGGGGTGA